One region of Sus scrofa isolate TJ Tabasco breed Duroc chromosome 3, Sscrofa11.1, whole genome shotgun sequence genomic DNA includes:
- the IFT22 gene encoding intraflagellar transport protein 22 homolog, translating into MLKAKILFVGPCESGKTVLANFLTESSDITEYHPTQGVRILEFENPHVTSNNKGTGCEFELWDCGGDPKFESCWPALMKDSHGVVIVFNADIPSHLTEIEMWYSCFVQQQFLQDTQCLLIAHHKPGSGSDKGNPTLSPPLNKLKLVHSNLEDDPEEMRMEFIKYLRSIINSVSESRDREEMSIIT; encoded by the exons ATGCTGAAGGCCAAGATCCTCTTCGTGGGGCCCTGCGAG AGCGGGAAAACCGTATTGGCCAACTTTCTGACAGAATCTTCTGACATTACCGAATACCACCCAACCCAAGGAGTGAG GATCCTGGAATTTGAGAACCCTCACGTTACCAGCAACAACAAAGGCACCGGCTGTGAATTTGAGCTCTGGGATTGTGGCGGCGACCCAAA GTTCGAGTCTTGCTGGCCAGCTCTGATGAAGGACTCTCACGGGGTGGTGATCGTCTTCAACGCTGACATCCCAAGCCACCTGACGGAAATTGAGATGTGGTATTCCTGCTTTGTCCAGCAGCAGTTTTTACAGGATACTCAGTGTCTGTTAATTGCACACCATAAGCCAGGCTCCGGAAGTGATAAAGGAAACCCCACTTTGT cgCCACCCTTGAACAAGCTAAAGCTGGTGCACTCGAACCTTGAGGATGACCCCGAAGAGATGAGGATGGAATTCATAAAGTATTTAAGAAGCATCATCAACTCAGTGTCTGAGAGCAGAGACCGGGAGGAGATGTCAATTATCACCTAA